The DNA window CAGGTCGGATCAAAAGTCCCAGTTACGCCCTGGTCGAATCCTATGCAATCGACCGAAAATCCCTAGAACTAAAGGGAACTCTGCAAACGTACGCCTATCATATTGATCTCTATCGGTTTTCATCGCCTGACGAATGGGATGATGCCGGCTTGCGCGAGATGCTCGACGGGCAAAGCCTGTGTCTGGTCGAGTGGCCCGAGCACGCGCCGGCCCTGCTCCCGCAGGCCGACGTGGATCTTGCGTTCAAACCGGCCGCTGAAGGCCGGGCGATTGTCTTGCAGAGTGGCAGCGCATTGGGGGCTGCCTTGCTTCAACAGCTGGCGTCTGCGCAAGCGGGCGCCTGACCACGCACCAGGACACGGTCTGGTGCGCCTCGCCAGGGAGTGCCCGCCATGAGTGCCGATCGCCGCCAGTTCCTCATTCAGACCTCCACCCTCGCGCTGCTGCTCACCACGCCCATGCTGGCGCGTGGCGCCACCATCCTTTCGGTGCGCGTGTGGCCTGCAGCGGACTACACCCGGGTGACGCTGGAATCGGACCAGCCGCTGACCGCAACCCATTTCCTGGTGCCCAAACCGCCGCGCCTGGTGGTGGACGTGAAAGGCCTGGAACTGAGCCCCCAGCTCAAAGAGCTGGTCGGCAAGATCAAGCCTGACGACCCCTTCATCAAGGACGTGCGGGTGGCGCAATACGCGCCTGGCGTGGTGCGCATGGTGTTCGACCTGAAGCAGGCGGTGAAGCCCCAGGTGTTCAACCTGCTGCCGGTGGCCGCTTACGAAAACCGCATGGTGTTCGACCTTTACCCGGCCCAGGGCGACCGCCTGCTGGCCTTCATGGACCGCGAGGCGGCGCTGGACGGCAGTCCCGCGCCGGCAGACGCTGCGGGCGCTGCGCTGACGTCGCCATCCGCCTCGCGGTCAGCCCGCGTCGCGCAAGCCAAGCCCGACAGCCTGGGCGACTGGATCAGCCAGCATCGCGCCGAACTCGACGGCACCGGCCCCGCACGCCAGCCCGAAACCTTGGCGCGCGGCAACGCTGGCAGGCGCAACGAATCCGGCATGCGCCAGCCCGATGCCCTGGTCGCCGACAACAACTCGCGAACCCGAACCTCGGAGCAGCCGATGCGGCGCGACCGGCGCCCCGAGCGCAGCGTGCTGCTGGCGATCGACCCCGGCCATGGCGGCGAGGATCCCGGCGCCACCGGGCCGTCCGGCGTGCATGAAAAGGACGTGGTGCTGCTCATCGGCCGCCACTTGCGCGACCTGGCGATGAACACGCCCAATATGCGAGTGATGATGACCCGCGACAGCGACTTCTTCGTGCCGCTGTGGATGCGCGTGGAAAAGGCGCAGCGCGCCAACGCCGACCTGTTCACCTCCATCCACGCCGACGGCTGGTTCACCCCGGAGGCGCGCGGGGCCTCGGTCTACTGCCTGTCGGACGGCGGCGCATCGAGCGTGGAGGCACGCATGATGGCGCAGCGCGAGAACGCTTCCGACGCCATCGGCGGCATCGACATCAACTCGCGCGACTACCAGGTGGCCAAGGTGCTGCTCGACATGTCGACCACGGCGCAGATCAACGCCAGCATGAAGATGGCCGGCCCGACGCTGAAGAAAATGGGCAGCCTCGTGCACCTGCATTCGCGCCAGGTGCAGCAAGCGAGTTTCGTCGTGCTCAAGTCGCCAACCGTGCCGTCGATGCTGGTGGAAACCGCCTTCATCAGCAACCCCGAAGAAGAAGCGCGCCTGCAAACGCCGGCTTACCGCAAGCAAGTCGCCCGCTCCATTTTCGAAGGCATTCGCGAATACCTCGCCACCAACCCACCGCTGGCGCGGCGCCGTACCCTGGTTTGACAGCGTTCGTCCCCGTTCGGCCACGCAGGCGACGATTCCCCGGCACGCATTCGTGTTTTCCCGGATGCGCCTGCAGTCGGTTCTCGTAGCATCATTTCCGTTTGTAACTTATGCAAGCAACGGAGACTCGACATGCTCAAAACCCCTTCATTGGCCCGCACCGCGGCATCGCTCATCGCGGGCTTTGCGCTGGCTGCTGCAACGGCAGTTCAGGTTCACGCGGCCGAGTTCATCACCATCGCCACCGGCGGCACCAGCGGGGTGTACTACCCCCTGGGTGTTGCGCTATCGCAGGTCTACACCAAGGCCATCCCCAGCGCCAAGACCGCGGTGCAGGCCACCAAGGGCTCGGTGGAGAACCTCAACCTTCTCGAAGCCGGTCGCGCCGAGGTCGGTTTTTCGCTCGGCGACTCGCTGTCGGACGCGTGGAAGGGTGACGCCGAAGCCGGCTTCAAGGCGCCATTGAAAAAATTGCGCACCATGGCCGCCATCTATCCCAACTATGTGCAAATCGTGGCCAGCGCCGATTCGGGCATCAAGACCCTGGCGGACCTGAAAGGCAAGCGCATTGCCGTGGGCGCGCCGAAAAGCGGCACCGAACTCAACGCCCGAGCCATTCTCAAGGCGGCTGGCCTGAGCTATGCGGATTTCGCCAAGGTGGAATACCTGCCCTTCGGCGAGTCGGTGGAGCTGATGAAAAACCGCCAGCTCGACGCCACCTTCCAGTCGGCGGGTTTGGGCGTGTCGTCGCTGCGCGATCTGGCGGCGACGCAAAAAATCGTCGTCGTCGCCATCCTGGCCGAGGTCGTGGCCAAGGTGGGCGATGCGGCCTATCAGGCGGGCATGATTCCGGCCAACACCTACGAGGGCCAGGCCACCGAAGTGCCCACCGCCGCCATCCGCAACTTCCTGGTCACACGCGAAGGCCTGAGCGACGAGATGGTCTATCAGATGACCAAGGCCATGTTCACCCATCTGCCGGAGCTGGTCGCGGCCCACGCAGCCGCCAAAGCCATCAACCTGCAAATGGCCGCCAAGGGCTCGCCGGTCCCGCTGCATCCAGGCGCGGAGAAGTATTACCGCGAAGTGGGCGTGTCGAAGTAAGGCGCGCAGCGTGATGAACCATCCCCAGGCAGACGCCCACCCGCATCTCGGGCACGGCCACCACGCCGTCCCCGAGCCTTCCGACGCCGGACACCAGCGCAAGCTGCATGGGCTGGCGCAGCGTGTGGTGATGACCGCAGCCCTCGCCTTCTCGGCCTACCAACTGGTGGTGGCGGCGTTCTCGCCCCTCTCCAGCCTGGTCATGCGCTCCTTGCATGTGGGCTTTTTGCTGCTGATGATTTTCTGGGTCGTCCCGGCCTGGAAGCGCAAGCGCTGGATGCAGCAAATTCCCGGGTTCGATTGGGTGCTCGGAGCCCTCGCCTTCACCCTCGGCCTGTACCACTGGGCCTTCGAGGCCGAGCTCATTCAGCGCTCGGGCGATCCCACCACGCTGGACTTGCTGGTGGGCGCGGCCACCGTGGCGCTGTTGTTCGAAGCCGCGCGGCGCAGCCTGGGCCTGGCGCTGCCGCTGGTCTGCGGCCTGTTTCTGCTCTACGGCTTGTTCGGCCAATACCTGCCGGATGTGGTCAGCCATCGCGGCTATGGGCTCGATCAGATCATCGGCCAGCTCTATCTTGGCACCGAGGGCATCTACGGCATTCCGACCCTGGTCTCTGCGACCTACATCTTCCTGTTCATTCTGTTCGGCGCGTTCCTGGAGCATGCCGGCATGATCCGGCTGTTCAACGCCCTGGCGCTGGGCCTGGTGGGCCGCGCGCGCGGCGGCCCGGCCAAGGTGGCGGTGATTTCATCCGGGCTGATGGGCACCATCTCCGGCTCGGGTGTGGCCAATGTGCTCACCGTCGGCCAGTTCACCATTCCGCTGATGACGCGCAATTACAACTAGGCTGTGACCCGCATGAATGCTTGCTCTGCTAGTATTTATTGCTCAATTAAGGGGAATCCAGGGGGAATGCAATGGCGGCAATCGAACAACGGAAAACGGGATGGCGGGCGCAGGTTCGGCGTCGAGGCATGCCGTCAATCTCGCGCACCTTTGACCTCAAAGCCGACGCCGAAGCCTGGGCGCGGGAGATCGAGCGTGAAGTCCAACGGGGCAATCTCGCTGTCTTGCGCGACGATGCCGGAAAGATCACGATTGCCGATGTTGTCCGCAGCTACAGAACGGCGGTGGTTCCACGGTTGAAGTCGAACAGTGCCTCTCAATACGTGCGCGGCGTTGAGGCTCGGTTCGGCGCGCACTTCGTCGGCGCCGTGCGCGGCGTCGATGTGGCGGCATGGCGGGATGACCTGCTCAGGTCCGGCCTGGGCAGTCAGAGCGTCATTCATCACCTCAACATGCTGTCGGCGATCTATTCCTTCGCGGAAAAGGAACTGTCGATTGCCCTGCCTGCCGGCAACCCTGTTCACGCCATCAACAAACCCAAGCTGCCACCAAGCCGGGAGCGGCGCCTGATGGAGGCAGAGTACGAGTACCTGCTGCGTGCTGCCGATGCCAAGCGCACGCGCTATGCCGTGGGCCTGCGGCAAGTGCTCATCTTCGCCGTGGAGACTGCGGCCCGCGCCAGTGAAATCCTGGCGTTGCGCTGGGCTGATGTTGACTTCTCCAGGCGTACCTGTCGCATCCGCGGCATCGGTGGGCGGGAAACCAAGAATGGCGATCCGTTCCGCGTTGTGGCCCTGTCCAGCGAAGCCATTGCGGCCCTGCAGGCCCTGCCCCGCCGCATCGATGGCAAGGTGTTCACCTGGAAAACACCACCGAGCATGGAAAGTGTGTGGACAAGCTGCAAGGCGCGGGCTCTCAAGCTCTACCTTGCCGACTGCGCCGCCTCCAACACCAAACCCGATCCCGCCTTCCTGGCCGATCTGCGATTCCATGACTTGCGCCACGAGGCCACCTCACGCTTGTTCGAGAAGGGCCTGGGCGTCATGGAGGTGGCCAGCATGACAGGGCACAAGTCGCTTGCCATGCTCAAGCGGTACACCCACGTCGAGGCCGAGAAGCTGGCTGCGAAGCTGGGGTGAACTTCAGACCTTGCGTCACGGAAAAACCCTAAATGCGACGGATAAGGACGAAAAATGGGCAAAATCTATTGCATGAGAATACACTCCAACGCACCATGATGAGCTATAACGCGACAGCGAACGCAGTGATCGGTGACTTCAGTCGCCGCACCTCGCGCATCCTTTCCCCCCGGCGATTGTTCCTTTTGTTTTTGGTGCCGCCCCTGCTCGTTAGGCATCTAGCGAAAGCCAGTCGCGAAACCGCTCGCATCCATCTTGACGTTCTCGAATACCGCGCTATCCTGGGCCGCGCTTCCGACGAGGCATGGGTGTTTGACCCTGATCTTGCGCTCGTGGACCAGTTCGAGAAGCTGAAGGCTTCTGCATTAAGGATGCGCGCCAGCGCTCTGCGCATAGCAACTTCTAGTCGAATTCACCAACGCCTGCGTAATTCCGAGCGTGCAGCACTAGATCTGGTTCAGATTTGCGCCGAGCTTTACGACACGCTGTGCGCGATTCAGGAAGACATTTTGGAGCATGATGCAGACCATGCTCTGAAGGTGCAAGACATGGCCGCCAACTCCCCTGAAGAGCTTGACGCGCTCTTGGCTCGGATCGCATCCACATCCTGAGATGCCGCGTCTGATTATCGGCATTGATGCCAGCAATTCTGTATTCCTTCGAACTCTAGATCGAGTGCGTGACCTACAGCGTAGGCGAGAGATCATCCAGACGCTGCGGAGCTTGTTCCTTCTTGACCTTGATGCGCCGCCTGCGAAATTGCACCTGCACCAACTGACCAGCAAGAGCGGCGAATCGCGATTGAATGCTAAGCAGCGGGTTCCAATTTGGACGGTCCACGTAACGGCTGATGATGCCTATAAAGCGAGCTTCACGTTTGAAAGTGGAACAGCTTATTTCCGCGCCATCAAACACCATGACGCGCTAGACAAAGAGCCTTAGACCATGGTCGTCCGCCAAGTACCATGGCGTCAAATTTCGCCTAGTGCACGATGCGCTTACGGACCTGATGCAGGCCTGGGGGGCTTGAACAGGTCTACCTGGACAAACTCAAGGCCGGGGCGGATGTGGTGAAGATGCGGGCGTGATGGTGAACATCAAAGACATCTTGGAAGCTGAAGCCCGCGCCATCCGCTCCATCCCTGCAGACAACCCCTTTGGGGATTCAGTTCAGTGCTTCCTCGCCTCGGCCCGTGCCGGGGGCAAGGTGGTCGTCTCCGGCGTTGGCAAGGCTGGCGGCATCGGCGCGAAGATCGCGACGACGCTGTGCTCGGTTGGTGTGCCCTCGATCTTCCTGCACCCGCTTGAGGCCCAGCATGGCGATCTGGGGGTGCTTGGTGTCCATGATTGCCTGCTGCTCATCTCGAACTCGGGCAAGACAAGGGAGGTCGTCGAATTGGTGCATCTGGCGCGGCGACTGCACCCGGAAGTGCGGATCGTCACGATCACGGGCAAGCGCGGCTCGGAACTTGCCGCGTGCTCAGACCTGGTGCTGTGGACGGGAGACCCCGCCGAAGTCTGCCCGTTGGGCCTGGCTCCCACGACATCAACGACCGTGATTTCAGTGATTGGCGATGTGCTTACGGTGCTGGCCGTCCAGCTCGGCGGTTTCACCCGCAACGACTATGCGCTGCGGCACCATGGCGGGTACTTGGGCGCGGTGGCAAAGTTGAGGTGATGCTGCGCGTTGCGCGACATTCAAGGAATGATAAGTGACGTTATCATTCCAGCGATTTTTTGCGCGCAAGTCCGGCGCGCGAAAGTTGGAGCGGCTGGCATGACAGGGCGAAGCCCGCGCGTAGCGCGCCCCGCGGGGGCTGGCGTGACGAAAGTCGCGGGCGGCTCCAAACCGGGCTCGTCATCTTTGGCCAATTATCAGCCACCAACATGTACGGGCTGCGCCACCAGGCGCACCCCTAGGGCCGCGCATACGCGGTTGATGGTATCGAAACGCGGATGCGCGCCGGGGCGCAGCGCTTTGTACAGCGCCTCGCGTGCGATGCCCGTTTCCTTGGCGATATCGCTCATGCCGCGAGCACGGGCGATGTCCCCCAGCGCGGCCGCGAGCAGCGCCGGGTCGTTGGCGTCAAGAATATCGGTCAGGAAGGCGGCGACAGCTTCCTCGCTGTCGAGATACGGCGCCGCGTCGAATGTCGGCAGGTCGGCGACTTTGATGCGTTCTGGCATGATCAATCCTCCAATTGCGCGGCCAACTTCTTGGCACGCTTGATGTCGCTCTGCTGCGTGCGTTTGGAGCCCCCAGCCAGCAAGACGATAACCTGGCCGCCGCGCTGGGTGAAGTACACCCGCCAGCCCGCGCCAACGTGGATGCGCAGCTCGTGGACACCCTCGCCGACCGGTTCCACATCGCCCAGCAGCCCGAGTTCCAACCGCTTGATGCGCGCCACCACGACGCCGCGCACCGTGGCATCGGTCAAGCCATCGAGCCAAGCGGTGAATTGTGGAAGCGGCTTGACCATCAACATGATGCGATTGTAATCGAACGATTACAGTTAATCAAGACTCAAGACCTGACTCCGACGAATGGGCGAAATATTGATTGGCGTGGACATACGCGAAAAATATGATAAACTGAGAGCATACACAATAAAGGTGCCTGCCATGCCGCCCAAAACCGCGCCCGCCACCAGCAGCACTGCGATCGAGATCGCAGACAACCGCTACTTTCCGGCCTCAGCTACGGCCAACCAACACAAGTCCGCCCTCACCTTCACCTTGATTCGGGACGATGCAGGGCTCCTGACGGGGCTCCGATGGGCCCTCGGGTCGGACGATGCCTTGGTCCGGCGGGCGAAAAAGCTTGGCGCCTATTGGAATCCTGCCGCGGGTGTCGGCGCCCGCGCCTGGACGTTTGCAGCACCAGACAAGGCCAATGAATTTTTCGAGTATGCACGCGCAAAACATCCCGACTGGGAAGTCCGCGATGTGGATTGGAAGGCGTTGGTTCTGGACGGTGTAACGGTCAGCGCGCTGCAGCCTCTCGGCCACGGGTTGGCGGCATGCGAAATCTCCTTGCCCGTGCCGATGGCCGCAGTCTCCGCGCTGGTGTGCAGCAATGGGGTGAGGGTATTTCATCTCTCGCGTGGCCCCCGCCTGGTTATGATCGGACAGGCGGGGGCCTTGGAGCGTCGCCGCGAGGCGATGATCTTGAATCAGGGCGCGGCGGACGGCGGCGCGGCGGCCGCAACGGTCTCTGGTGCGGCGCCGGCCCCGGTCGAAGTCCATGGGTGGGCGGTGGCGATCCGGCTGAACCTCGATGACCCGCGCCACCTGTGGGTGGCGCCGCCACAGGAGAAAAAGTGGATCGGCACATACCCCAACGGCACTCTGACGCCGGTTCCATGGGACGGCGTGGTGCACGCGACCCGCAAGACGTGGGGAACGTGGCGGGATAGGCTGTCGAAGGCCGGGATCGTGTGGCAGGGCGACGACCCTGAAGGAAAAGTCGCGACAGCGGTCCCCTTCGACCCGGACACGGTGCCGGGGTGGACGGCGCCGGCGCCCAACGGGCATTTATTGCATGCATATCAAAGAACGGGGGCGCGCTTTTGCGCCGAGCGTGGCATGCGTGCGCTGGTCGGGGACGAGATGGGCGTGGGCAAGACCGCCCAGGCCATCGCGGCGGCGGAGGGCACTCACGCGCGCCGGGTGTTTGTCGTGTGTCCGGCGAACGCCCGCTACGTGTGGGACCGGGAAATCCGGGGGTGGGGGTCGGGCGGGACGATCCAGCATGTGCGCGATCAGGTCGACTCCCTCGACCCTGACGCGAGGTGGCACATCCTCACCTACGACCAACTCGTGGCCCGGACGGAAACTTGGACGCTACGGGACCGGGCCGAAGCGGAGGCGTTCGCGCAGGCGCTCCCCGATCGCGCAAAGGAAGCGCTCGGGCTCGGGACCGCCGCCACCAAAAGCAAAAGATCCAAGGACAAAGAGTACCCGATCAAGCTGCGCATCGGCGCGTACGCGCCGCAGATGCCGGTGGGCCTCCCGCCCAAGCGCGCCGCGGCCTGGGAGAAGATGATGCGGCGACTGCGCGGCGATCTGATCGCGCAGATCGTCACGGCCGACGGCGCACCGCTGGTCATCCTGGACGAGGCGCACCGCGTCAAGAACCGGGACGCGAAGCGCACCGCCGCCGCGCAGCGGATCGCGGACGCGGCGCCTGGACTGTTGATGCTCACCGGAACGCCGCTGCGTAACAACGAGCACGAAGCGAAGGTGCTGCTCAGCATCATCGACCGCACGGTGCGGGAGAGCTTGGAGAAGCACTACACGATCAATGACGTGAAAGACGCGCTCGCGCACTTCATGATCCGGCGGACCAAGGCCGAAGTCCTGCCCGAACTGCCCGACAAAACCCGGCAGCGCATCGACTTGG is part of the Thiomonas sp. X19 genome and encodes:
- the tsaE gene encoding tRNA (adenosine(37)-N6)-threonylcarbamoyltransferase complex ATPase subunit type 1 TsaE, encoding MPERISPASAPRSPAGSMPMSLRLHCADEAATVALGTALARALLQHDLPGALITLRGDLGAGKTTLVRAILRGLKVTGRIKSPSYALVESYAIDRKSLELKGTLQTYAYHIDLYRFSSPDEWDDAGLREMLDGQSLCLVEWPEHAPALLPQADVDLAFKPAAEGRAIVLQSGSALGAALLQQLASAQAGA
- a CDS encoding TRAP transporter large permease subunit; the protein is MNHPQADAHPHLGHGHHAVPEPSDAGHQRKLHGLAQRVVMTAALAFSAYQLVVAAFSPLSSLVMRSLHVGFLLLMIFWVVPAWKRKRWMQQIPGFDWVLGALAFTLGLYHWAFEAELIQRSGDPTTLDLLVGAATVALLFEAARRSLGLALPLVCGLFLLYGLFGQYLPDVVSHRGYGLDQIIGQLYLGTEGIYGIPTLVSATYIFLFILFGAFLEHAGMIRLFNALALGLVGRARGGPAKVAVISSGLMGTISGSGVANVLTVGQFTIPLMTRNYN
- a CDS encoding addiction module antidote protein, encoding MPERIKVADLPTFDAAPYLDSEEAVAAFLTDILDANDPALLAAALGDIARARGMSDIAKETGIAREALYKALRPGAHPRFDTINRVCAALGVRLVAQPVHVGG
- a CDS encoding site-specific integrase; protein product: MPSISRTFDLKADAEAWAREIEREVQRGNLAVLRDDAGKITIADVVRSYRTAVVPRLKSNSASQYVRGVEARFGAHFVGAVRGVDVAAWRDDLLRSGLGSQSVIHHLNMLSAIYSFAEKELSIALPAGNPVHAINKPKLPPSRERRLMEAEYEYLLRAADAKRTRYAVGLRQVLIFAVETAARASEILALRWADVDFSRRTCRIRGIGGRETKNGDPFRVVALSSEAIAALQALPRRIDGKVFTWKTPPSMESVWTSCKARALKLYLADCAASNTKPDPAFLADLRFHDLRHEATSRLFEKGLGVMEVASMTGHKSLAMLKRYTHVEAEKLAAKLG
- a CDS encoding DEAD/DEAH box helicase is translated as MPPKTAPATSSTAIEIADNRYFPASATANQHKSALTFTLIRDDAGLLTGLRWALGSDDALVRRAKKLGAYWNPAAGVGARAWTFAAPDKANEFFEYARAKHPDWEVRDVDWKALVLDGVTVSALQPLGHGLAACEISLPVPMAAVSALVCSNGVRVFHLSRGPRLVMIGQAGALERRREAMILNQGAADGGAAAATVSGAAPAPVEVHGWAVAIRLNLDDPRHLWVAPPQEKKWIGTYPNGTLTPVPWDGVVHATRKTWGTWRDRLSKAGIVWQGDDPEGKVATAVPFDPDTVPGWTAPAPNGHLLHAYQRTGARFCAERGMRALVGDEMGVGKTAQAIAAAEGTHARRVFVVCPANARYVWDREIRGWGSGGTIQHVRDQVDSLDPDARWHILTYDQLVARTETWTLRDRAEAEAFAQALPDRAKEALGLGTAATKSKRSKDKEYPIKLRIGAYAPQMPVGLPPKRAAAWEKMMRRLRGDLIAQIVTADGAPLVILDEAHRVKNRDAKRTAAAQRIADAAPGLLMLTGTPLRNNEHEAKVLLSIIDRTVRESLEKHYTINDVKDALAHFMIRRTKAEVLPELPDKTRQRIDLASLDQDAMEDYRRALNHAFECYEKALGRGDSQSEARKAMQGGLEMARTALGRAKVAGGEVEDLVLDVVENQGCCVVFCAHHAASDALLQRLDRNGLKTAVLDGRTAQAERARLVGAFQDGNLDVLIGGINAAGESITLTRASTVVFVELDWVPAALLQAEDRIHRVGQRANCQVLHLIARMDDFDTNLDEMMIDTLDRKMATIAAVLGEDGGVGLVVAGSGSIQGDVVSAVLASRGSGQAPAATKMSEKAAVAAPQRRLQAAPAKKADADGEASGDNLAAPEPAPDVSTVKHKRPRGRPRVYSEGHAPTSGDRSRRSLQALADSGGKRLMLRLTPEAVTALREIMAARGYRQETIAINKLIQDAAAAVRLT
- a CDS encoding type II toxin-antitoxin system RelE/ParE family toxin; protein product: MLMVKPLPQFTAWLDGLTDATVRGVVVARIKRLELGLLGDVEPVGEGVHELRIHVGAGWRVYFTQRGGQVIVLLAGGSKRTQQSDIKRAKKLAAQLED
- a CDS encoding TAXI family TRAP transporter solute-binding subunit; the protein is MLKTPSLARTAASLIAGFALAAATAVQVHAAEFITIATGGTSGVYYPLGVALSQVYTKAIPSAKTAVQATKGSVENLNLLEAGRAEVGFSLGDSLSDAWKGDAEAGFKAPLKKLRTMAAIYPNYVQIVASADSGIKTLADLKGKRIAVGAPKSGTELNARAILKAAGLSYADFAKVEYLPFGESVELMKNRQLDATFQSAGLGVSSLRDLAATQKIVVVAILAEVVAKVGDAAYQAGMIPANTYEGQATEVPTAAIRNFLVTREGLSDEMVYQMTKAMFTHLPELVAAHAAAKAINLQMAAKGSPVPLHPGAEKYYREVGVSK
- a CDS encoding N-acetylmuramoyl-L-alanine amidase, translated to MSADRRQFLIQTSTLALLLTTPMLARGATILSVRVWPAADYTRVTLESDQPLTATHFLVPKPPRLVVDVKGLELSPQLKELVGKIKPDDPFIKDVRVAQYAPGVVRMVFDLKQAVKPQVFNLLPVAAYENRMVFDLYPAQGDRLLAFMDREAALDGSPAPADAAGAALTSPSASRSARVAQAKPDSLGDWISQHRAELDGTGPARQPETLARGNAGRRNESGMRQPDALVADNNSRTRTSEQPMRRDRRPERSVLLAIDPGHGGEDPGATGPSGVHEKDVVLLIGRHLRDLAMNTPNMRVMMTRDSDFFVPLWMRVEKAQRANADLFTSIHADGWFTPEARGASVYCLSDGGASSVEARMMAQRENASDAIGGIDINSRDYQVAKVLLDMSTTAQINASMKMAGPTLKKMGSLVHLHSRQVQQASFVVLKSPTVPSMLVETAFISNPEEEARLQTPAYRKQVARSIFEGIREYLATNPPLARRRTLV
- a CDS encoding SIS domain-containing protein gives rise to the protein MVNIKDILEAEARAIRSIPADNPFGDSVQCFLASARAGGKVVVSGVGKAGGIGAKIATTLCSVGVPSIFLHPLEAQHGDLGVLGVHDCLLLISNSGKTREVVELVHLARRLHPEVRIVTITGKRGSELAACSDLVLWTGDPAEVCPLGLAPTTSTTVISVIGDVLTVLAVQLGGFTRNDYALRHHGGYLGAVAKLR